A window from Cinclus cinclus chromosome 4, bCinCin1.1, whole genome shotgun sequence encodes these proteins:
- the LOC134042868 gene encoding histone H2B 5-like gives MPEPAKSTSAPKKGSKKAVTKTQKKGDKKRHKSRKESYSIYVYKVLKQVHPDTGISSKAMGIMNSFVNDIFERIAGEASRLAHYNKRSTITSREIQTAVRLLLPGELAKHAVSEGTKAVTKYTSSK, from the coding sequence ATGCCAGAACCAGCGAAGTCAACctcagcccccaaaaagggctCCAAGAAAGCCGTGACAAAAACCCAGAAGAAGGGTGATAAAAAGCGTCACAAAAGCAGGAAAGAGAGCTACTCCATCTATGTCTACAAGGTGCTGAAGCAGGTGCATCCTGACACCGGCATCTCCTCCAAGGCCATGGGCATCATGAACTCCTTCGTCAATGACATCTTTGAGCGCATTGCTGGAGAAGCCTCCCGCCTGGCCCATTACAACAAGCGCTCCACCATCACATCCCGGGAGATCCAGACAGCCGTGcgcctgctgctcccaggagagCTGGCCAAGCACGCCGTCTCGGAGGGCACCAAGGCTGTCACCAAGTACACGAGCTCCAAATAG